Proteins encoded in a region of the Atopobium sp. oral taxon 416 genome:
- a CDS encoding sugar transferase, which translates to MTKLENCGDTLVVAHNGSHGAYEVGKRTFDVLSPLFVIVEFSWLFALIALAIKLDDSQGVVIFRQTRVGKKGDRTFSMWKFRSMCSDAKERLAGLMRYNEKDGPAFKMAHNPRDTRVGHFICKTSLDELPQFFNVLFGQMPIVGSHRALPSEVAQYAPYQPHRLLCDAGITSYWQVQRNRDSLTFNEWVGLLYVKTRSFFTDLKLIFRTVGMILIARGC; encoded by the coding sequence GTGACTAAGCTTGAAAACTGTGGGGACACGCTTGTCGTGGCGCATAATGGATCCCATGGTGCCTACGAAGTGGGCAAGCGTACCTTTGACGTCCTGTCCCCCCTCTTTGTGATTGTGGAGTTCTCGTGGCTCTTCGCTCTGATAGCCCTTGCCATCAAGTTGGATGATTCCCAGGGGGTCGTTATCTTCAGGCAGACACGCGTGGGAAAGAAAGGGGACAGGACCTTCAGTATGTGGAAGTTTCGTTCCATGTGTTCCGATGCGAAGGAGCGGCTTGCGGGGCTCATGCGTTACAACGAGAAGGATGGTCCCGCCTTCAAAATGGCGCACAACCCTAGGGACACACGTGTCGGTCACTTCATATGTAAGACATCCTTGGACGAGCTCCCCCAGTTCTTCAACGTACTCTTTGGACAGATGCCAATCGTGGGGTCTCATCGGGCGCTACCCAGCGAGGTTGCCCAGTACGCGCCTTACCAGCCCCACCGCCTCCTCTGCGATGCTGGTATCACCAGCTACTGGCAAGTCCAGCGCAACCGTGACAGTCTTACCTTCAATGAATGGGTCGGCCTCCTCTACGTGAAGACCCGATCCTTCTTCACCGACTTGAAACTCATATTTCGGACAGTGGGCATGATCCTCATTGCGCGGGGATGCTAG